Proteins from one Ricinus communis isolate WT05 ecotype wild-type chromosome 9, ASM1957865v1, whole genome shotgun sequence genomic window:
- the LOC8280858 gene encoding ubiquinone biosynthesis monooxygenase COQ6, mitochondrial → MNRVIARKASAAAKDNAFKSKVPLRNFCSGAAAVNTPSSHNNNNNEDKDKQSSTHTVQPYDIAIVGGGMVGMAFTCSLATTPLTKHLNVAIIDSNPALGSKFSINREDSPDPRVSTVTPATISFFKDIGAWQYVQQHRHAYFDKMQVWDYTGLGYTKYSARDANKDNLGCVVENKVLHSSLLSRVEDTDFQKTIYPSRLTTMSLHQSSSSTEVDSTSSAEALYIKGRLAKLELSAGSSLYAKLVVGADGGKSQVRELAGFKTTGWNYSQNAVICTVEHSVENRYAWQRFLPSGPIALLPIGDKFSNIVWTMNPKESSDCKSMNEDDFVKAVNHALDHGYGPHPKSSLFDGANMFTWLSGNSVVSANESFEVPPKVVKLASARLAFPLSLMHAKNYTSKRIALIGDAAHTVHPLAGQGVNLGFGDAFALSRIIAEGIAVGTDIGEVSLLKKYEAERKPANVTMMAILDGFQKAYSVDLGPLNILRAAAFHGAHHISPLKRSIISYASGEQRLPLFS, encoded by the exons ATGAACAG AGTAATCGCGAGAAAAGCTTCAGCTGCTGCTAAAGATAATGCTTTTAAATCGAAAGTTCCTCTAAGGAACTTTTGTAGTGGTGCTGCTGCTGTAAATACACCTTCTAGccacaataataataataat GAGGACAAGGACAAACAGAGTTCTACTCATACAGTTCAACCATATGACATTGCTATTGTTGGAGGAGGCATGGTTGGCATGGCTTTTACTTGTTCCTTGG CAACCACACCATTGACAAAACATTTGAATGTTGCAATCATTGACAGCAATCCTGCTCTGGGAAGTAAATTCAGCATCAATAGAGAGGACTCACCTGATCCAAGAGTCAGTACAGTCACACCAGCAactatatctttttttaaag ATATTGGTGCTTGGCAATATGTTCAGCAGCATCGACATGCATATTTTGATAAGATGCAG GTATGGGATTATACTGGCTTAGGATACACAAAATACAGTGCAAGAGATGCAAACAAAGATAATTTGGG TTGCGTGGTGGAGAATAAGGTGCTTCATAGCTCACTGCTCTCACGTGTTGAG GATACTGATTTCCAAAAGACAATCTACCCTTCCAGGTTAACTACAATGTCTCTACATCAAAGCTCTTCCTCCACAGAGGTGGACAGCACATCATCAGCAGAGGCATTGTACATTAAGGGACGTCTGGCGAAGCTGGAACTAAGTGCTGGCAGCAGCCTATATGCAAAGTTGGTG GTTGGAGCTGACGGGGGCAAGTCACAAGTTAGAGAATTAGCGGGATTTAAAACAACTGGGTGGAACTACTCACAGAATGCGGTTATCTGCACTGTCGAACACTCTGTAGAAAATCGATACGCATGGCAACGGTTTCTCCCATCAGGTCCAATTGCACTTCTGCCAATTGGGGATAAATTTAGCAACATAGTTTGGACTATGAATCCAAAGGAATCATCAGATTGCAAATCAATGAATGAAGATGATTTTGTGAAAGCTGTAAACCATGCTCTAGATCATGGATATGGTCCTCATCCGAAGTCGAGCTTATTTGATGGTGCAAACATGTTTACATGGCTCAGTGGAAATTCAGTTGTGTCAGCTAATGAATCTTTTGAAGTTCCTCCAAAAGTGGTCAAATTGGCTTCTGCTAGGCTGGCATTTCCTTTGTCCTTAATGCATGCTAAGAATTATACATCAAAACGTATTGCTCTGATTGGCGACGCAGCACATACAGTGCATCCTTTAGCTGGGCAAGGAGTTAACTTGGGTTTTGGAGATGCATTTGCTCTTTCAAGAATCATTGCCGAGGGCATTGCTGTAGGAACAGACATTGGGGAG gTATCACTCCTGAAAAAGTACGAAGCAGAAAGGAAACCAGCAAACGTGACCATGATGGCAATTTTGGATGGTTTCCAGAAGGCATATTCGGTCGACTTGGGACCTCTAAATATATTACGTGCTGCCGCATTTCACGGGGCACATCACATTTCACCACTTAAGAGGAGTATAATTTCATATGCCTCGGGCGAGCAGAGGCTGCCCCTATTCTCTTGA
- the LOC8280696 gene encoding uncharacterized protein sll0005, with protein sequence MDAAPQLVYGGIEPRHRFTLPSRCPSPTSITVRKRANRVFAVATEPKPTQTGPSKSSSPDNLNGSTRSAPSSKTVNGVSSRSTPPLKPVNGAASTRIGEVSQEIKRVRAQMEENEQLAILMRGLRGQNLRDSQFADDNIKLRLVEVDESSEFLPLVYDPASIASYWGNRPRAVATRIVQLLSVAGGFLSRIALDVINKKVKENEVARAIELREIVTSLGPAYIKLGQALSIRPDILSPVAMTELQKLCDKVPSFPDDIAMALLEQELGQPWHEIYSELSSSPIAAASLGQVYKGRLKENGDLVAVKVQRPFVLETVTVDLFIIRNLGLFLRKFPQISVDVVGLVDEWAARFFEELDYVNEGENGTLFAEMMRKDLPQVVVPKTYEKYTSRKVLTTQWIDGEKLSQSTESDVGELVNVGVICYLKQLLDTGFFHADPHPGNLIRTPDGKLAILDFGLVTKLTDDQKYGMIEAIAHLIHRDYGAIVKDFVKLDFIPEGVNLEPILPVLAKVFDQALEGGGAKNINFQELASDLAQITFDYPFRIPPYFALIIRAIGVLEGIALVGNPEFAIVDEAYPYIAQRLLTDESPRLRNALRYTIYGKSGVFDAERFIDVMQAFENFITAAKSGGGESLNGDMAELGILQSQNNFPGVALAAYQPIQPIQTRAALGFLLSERGNFFREFLLDEIVKGIDAVTREQLVQILAILGVGNAAPVFSMVPGPFRPAALLPTVTEEDKIILNNVQKIVEFLTAGSSVSRTSSQDVNVARIIQELLPILPGISARVLPELLSRLSSRIAARIIRDTFL encoded by the exons ATGGATGCGGCTCCGCAGCTCGTCTACGGCGGAATCGAGCCTCGCCACCGCTTCACCTTACCTTCACGCTGTCCATCACCGACTAGTATTACCGTACGAAAACGAGCCAACCGTGTTTTCGCTGTCGCAACTGAACCAAAACCTACTCAAACCGGACCGTCTAAATCATCCTCACCGGATAATCTTAATGGATCAACAAGGTCAGCTCCGTCTTCTAAAACTGTTAACGGAGTTTCATCAAGATCAACGCCTCCGTTAAAACCAGTCAACGGAGCTGCTTCCACA AGGATTGGAGAAGTATCACAGGAAATAAAGAGGGTGAGGGCACAAATGGAAGAAAATGAACAGTTGGCGATACTTATGAGAGGACTACGTGGCCAAAATTTAAGAGATTCTCAGTTTGCTGATGATAATATTAAGCTTCGCTTGGTTGAG GTTGATGAGAGCAGTGAATTTTTACCACTGGTATATGATCCTGCTAGCATCGCGTCTTATTGGGGAAATCGACCACGTGCTGTTGCAACAAGAATTGTTCAGTTGCTCTCTGTTGCTGGGGGTTTCCTTTCTCGTATTGCTTTGGATGTTATAAACAAGAAAGTCAAAGAG AATGAAGTTGCTAGAGCCATTGAATTAAGGGAAATTGTTACCTCTTTGGGTCCAGCATATATAAAACTTGGTCAAGCATTGAGTATTCGACCGGATATACTGTCACCTGTTGCAATGACTGAGCTACAAAAACTTTGTGATAAG GTTCCTTCATTTCCGGATGATATAGCAATGGCTCTTCTTGAGCAGGAGCTTGGTCAGCCATGGCATGAAATTTATTCTGagctttcttcttctccaatTGCTGCTG CATCTCTTGGACAGGTATATAAGGGTCgcttaaaagaaaatggggATTTGGTAGCTGTCAAAGTACAGAGGCCTTTTGTTCTTGAAACAGTAACAGTTGATCTGTTCATTATACGGAATTTGGGTCTATTTCTCCGCAAATTTCCGCAG ATCTCTGTAGATGTTGTTGGATTGGTTGATGAATGGGCAGCTCGTTTCTTTGAGGAACTTGATTATGTTAATGAAGGTGAAAATGGAACTCTATTTGCTGAAATGATGAGGAAGGACCTTCCACAG GTTGTTGTGCCAAAGACCTATGAGAAGTATACTTCAAGAAAGGTCCTTACTACACAATGGATTGATGGAGAAAAACTCTCACAAAGTACAGAAAGTGATGTTGGAGAATTGGTTAATGTGGGGGTCATATGCTACTTGAAGCAG TTGCTAGATACTGGATTTTTCCATGCTGATCCTCATCCTGGCAACCTGATCCGCACTCCAGATGGGAAGCTAGCCATACTAGACTTTG GTCTGGTCACAAAATTAACAGATGATCAGAAATATGGAATGATTGAAGCTATTGCTCACCTTATACATCGGGATTATGGTGCTATTGTTAAAGATTTTGTCAAACTTGATTTCATTCCCGAGGGAGTTAATTTGGAACCTATACTGCCAGTCTTGGCGAAGGTTTTTGATCAAGCACTTGAAGGTGGAGGagcaaaaaatattaacttccAGGAGCTAGCATCTGATCTGGCACAAATAACATTTGATTATCCATTTAGGATACCCCCTTATTTTGCTCTCATAATTAGAGCAATAGGAGTGCTGGAAGGTATTGCTTTGGTGGGAAATCCTGAGTTTGCTATTGTGGATGAGGCTTATCCTTATATTGCACAG AGGCTTCTCACTGATGAGTCCCCTCGTCTAAGGAATGCTTTACGGTATACAATATATGGGAAATCTGGTGTTTTTGATGCTGAAAGATTCATTGATGTCATGCAAGCCTTTGAGAATTTCATCACAGCAGCAAAAAGTGGAGGTGGAGAAAGTTTGAATGGGGATATGGCTGAGCTTGGCATTTTACAGAGTCAAAATAACTTTCCGGGTGTTGCACTAGCTGCATATCAGCCAATACAGCCAATTCAAACAAGGGCAGCCTTAGGATTTCTGCTTTCTGAGAGGGGCAATTTTTTTCGAGAATTTCTTCTGGACGAG ATTGTGAAGGGGATTGATGCTGTTACAAGGGAACAGCTGGTACAAATACTGGCCATCCTTGGAGTTGGAAATGCTGCACCTGTTTTCAGCATGGTACCTGGACCCTTCCGGCCTGCAGCACTTCTGCCAACAGTAACTGAAGAGGACaaaattatattgaataatGTTCAGAAAATTGTTGAGTTCTTAACCGCAGGAAGTTCAGTATCAAGGACATCAAGTCAG GATGTTAATGTTGCTCGGATCATACAAGAGCTTCTTCCAATTTTGCCAGGCATCTCAGCCAGAGTGCTCCCTGAGCTGCTCTCACGGCTTTCTTCTCGTATAGCAGCACGCATAATCAGGGATACATTTTTGTAG
- the LOC8280694 gene encoding protein SULFUR DEFICIENCY-INDUCED 2, with product MGQRKEERNYVIDHQEPPFHVIHKLPPGDSPYVRAKHVQLVHKDPEGAIVLFWKAINAGDRVDSALKDMAIVMKQQDRAEEAIEAIKSFRDRCSKQAQESLDNVLIDLYKKCGKIEEQIELLKQKLRMIYEGEAFNGKRTKTARSHGKKFQVTIKQETSRILGNLGWAYMQQGSYLAAEVVYRKAQSIDPDANKACNLCLCLIKQTRYTEAHSVLNDVLQSKLSGSEDPKSRSRVKELLHELETCQSSVVTLPSGLSLEDAFVEGLEQLMSQWSPHRSKRLPIFEEITPCRDQLAC from the exons ATGGgccaaagaaaagaagagaggaattATGTTATTGATCATCAAGAGCCTCCTTTTCATGTCATTCATAAGCTTCCTCCTGGTGATAGCCCTTATGTTCGAGCCAAGCATGTCCag CTAGTTCATAAGGATCCAGAAGGGGCAATAGTTTTGTTTTGGAAGGCAATCAATGCTGGGGATAGAGTAGACAGTGCCCTCAAGGACATGGCAATAGTGATGAAACAGCAGGACAGAGCAGAAGAAGCAATTGAAGCAATAAAATCCTTTAGAGATCGCTGCTCCAAGCAAGCCCAAGAATCCCTAGACAATGTCCTCATTGACCTCTACAAG AAATGTGGGAAAATTGAAGAACAAATAGAGCTCCTAAAGCAGAAGCTTCGAATGATTTATGAAGGAGAAGCCTTCAATGGGAAGCGAACTAAGACAGCACGCTCACATGGGAAGAAATTTCAGGTTACCATCAAGCAAGAGACATCTCGAATTCTG GGAAATTTGGGTTGGGCATACATGCAGCAGGGAAGCTATTTGGCAGCAGAGGTTGTATACCGAAAGGCTCAATCGATCGATCCTGATGCTAACAAGGCTTGCAACTTGTGTCTGTGCCTTATTAAGCAGACTCGTTATACAGAGGCACATTCAGTCCTTAATGATGTATTGCAGAGTAAGCTTTCAGGGTCTGAAGACCCCAAGTCAAGAAGCCGGGTGAAGGAGCTCCTTCATGAATTGGAGACTTGCCAATCCTCAGTAGTAACTTTACCATCCGGACTAAGTTTAGAAGATGCTTTTGTTGAAGGGCTTGAGCAGTTGATGAGCCAATGGAGCCCACATAGATCGAAGAGACTTCCAATCTTCGAAGAAATCACCCCATGTAGAGATCAATTAGCCTGTTGA